From Drosophila virilis strain 15010-1051.87 chromosome X, Dvir_AGI_RSII-ME, whole genome shotgun sequence, the proteins below share one genomic window:
- the tyf gene encoding myb-like protein AA isoform X4 translates to MPQKMNNEQIGVSSISSTTLSSATSTTAAGNSSAAAAQLIKAISTGAATANANGNATATGTGNAKDKDKDTNIATLVTKIQAIIPDTPIVSIAAGTLSESTSTTTSTKTTPTPYFQEQLTTLMSHNVKLEQRPANDSSNSNSNSYDLSNKNNNSSQSASVLTQNHVPAGDKKSTNTNTNSNNSNNNNAAGSSTNSSIANAAHHNLNLTPLLSKSGQPAPEVIAAATALHQRRGATTKGKTQDDQNVGKRQKNKKARNDKGMPNVAANQAMPLKCENQLDILKQQQQQQQQEQQQQQQQQPDGKDLGPVKEFLIDDPLHFSMLETSAKNQKLEQQQLPLPQYPPALASAVASGQFTLPLGEQKRKVDAGYVSLNDSYTACSSVFGLAGNFSSGSKSSSKGSGGGNSAELFGGADLRPAKIGRMMTAAAAAAVVASHGAKATTRQFDENGNALGDGYAAGNGTGSSNNNNNNSSSSSSSNNNNNSNGNGNNNNTSGGSSFTTLITTTLGSGGGSALTAPLQQQHHQQHQQHQQQQQQHHQQQQQQQQQQQQQRSNSVSTLLTTGGNTTTTAMAAAAVAASFNSQLQQVPGSAAAVAPPQPPTKLKSKKKSQQERNTTTVDVESVAGYRGKDPVEQLVKYIENDGSACAQQQQQQQQQQKKKERKKQNKLKKCNSLEELRSCAKMEVDELKRQSATTEMMRNKKGGKHNSASVADINKNCNKEQQQQQQQQQQQQQQQQPTAQQSQQTAAPRKSERRSWGTEELQYLGETPPALNDAKLNDSGNSSASNNCGDTPSSSQLGAAGAAAVAVAAAGTLPALELPTLARMSEMEALNTVLSETAEFHVVTKKKKPKKQRAVTMDDAAVAAAATTGGNLQRMQQITKSASSNMMSQRLRSNMDYYNNSSSSSNNNSNNNNYYAAHASYSNNSNKQQQQQQQQQQQAQQQHAATSSATAAATATAAAAAAAAVVAGGTQDNSRRKSTSSMPPSEKSDSSDLDSVHSLPIQTVKKKSNNKRVAVQAKHNNNNNNNNNSNKNNNNNNNNSSAPISYADIARNKREQLAHGHGEDSDAGGDAQGPLTPQSLLLIQDNKLKGKSKQRPDFPELPGAMAATITTATATATATGAAAAAALISYSQSLNKTAAPSDMEGNNSQEQQHQQQATAVATGTPAATVAAAATTTTAAAAAGTTAGSTSNLTIAGSGATAPPALQKSKSVEHDASSYSFNSSNLDLQYPALEKTVKRHSLNHVPLAANVATGYNFAAAAKQQQQQSDAKCSMEMTPSAAAGVAAAATTSGKAKCKPKELSPSSSNSSSSKNKEKFLSQKPSQSQDETCSPSALPVSFNLASGHSGGTITFKATAATQTEGAKKHSGGTAAAAVQTTLPPVGNRPAVIILNDDRDSKLGRLNNEFIFGDFNEDELKLFDDASDKESNEKQQPEQQLLQLDKEQQTTPTTASTATATDPPSCEQQQLQLLLNDSGTASDVVNSSACMDLLLISGQAAQSSPNAAINNSTNSCNNTSSSSSSNNNNSNSNNSNNINSSTSSTPSSSASCSTSASSSTLSSSIGNGNGNGGGAANQSNDSGIYGAANISNTIAAAAAIKDQVNHFLSKASASASASSNSHSHSHSNSSSCSSCHDEPLPMQQLETCNDIETAIIAAARAAAAAASSRSASCSRSNSLEQPPATQMGAAKTKSRPALYTNYGNADNPAAHDHNDDDDDVDNDDDDHDDDDDDDDDEEEQLHELSFMSDLKSDFVATAPLPLMPTPPTRQSLMSNTELIVDYISSSWNAIVNSKYVTFYNEQEEQQQET, encoded by the exons ATGCCACAAAAGATGAACAATGAACAAATTGGTGTTTCATCAATATCATCAACAACCTTATCATCCGCAACATCCACAACTGCTGCTGGCAATAGcagcgcagctgctgcgcaaCTCATCAAGGCCATATCAACAGGCGCCGCAACTGCCAACGCCAACGGCAACGCCACCGCCACTGGCACCGGCAACGCCAAAGATAAAGACAAAGACACAAATATTGCCACATTGGTAACAAAAATCCAAGCTATAATACCCGATACGCCCATCGTTTCAATTGCCGCTGGCACGTTGAGTGAGAGCACCTCAACAACCACATCCACTAAGACGACACCGACGCCCTATTTCCAGGAGCAGCTAACCACCTTAATGTCGCACAATGTAAAGCTGGAGCAGCGTCCGGccaacgacagcagcaacagcaacagcaacagctatgACCTgtccaataaaaataataacagtaGTCAATCAGCCTCTGTGCTTACCCAAAATCATGTGCCGGCCGGTGATAAGAAAAGCACTAACACTAAcactaacagcaacaacagcaacaacaacaacgctgccggcagcagcaccaacagcagcattgCGAACGCAGCGCAtcacaatttgaatttaacacCGCTGCTAAGCAAATCTGGCCAACCAGCACCCGAGGTGATTGCTGCCGCAACTGCGCTGCATCAGCGACGCGGTGCTACCACCAAAGGCAAGACCCAAGATGACCAAAATGTGGGCAAGCGTCAGAAGAATAAAAAG gcCCGTAACGATAAGGGAATGCCGAATGTGGCTGCCAACCAGGCCATGCCTCTTAAATGTGAGAATCAACTGGACATtctcaagcagcagcagcagcagcaacaacaagaacaacaacaacagcagcagcagcagcccgaTGGCAAGGATTTGGGCCCTGTCAAAGAGTTCCTAATCGATGATCCACTTCACTTTTCGATGCTGGAGACATCCGCTAAGAATCAGAAAttggagcagcaacaactgccacTACCGCAGTATCCGCCAGCATTGGCCAGTGCTGTAGCTAGCGGACAATTTACTCTACCGTTGGGCGAACAGAAGCGCAAAGTTGACGCTGGCTATGTATCTCTCAATGATAGCTACACGGCCTGCTCGTCCGTGTTTGGCTTGGCTGGCAACTTTTCATCGGGCAGCAAGAGTTCATCCAAGGGCTctggcggcggcaacagcgcTGAGCTATTTGGTGGCGCTGATCTACGTCCGGCTAAGATTGGACGCATGATGaccgcagctgccgctgcagctgtcGTCGCCTCTCACGGCGCCAAGGCCACAACG CGCCAGTTTGATGAGAACGGTAACGCGTTGGGCGATGGCTATGCCGCTGGCAATGGtactggcagcagcaacaacaacaataataacagcagcagcagcagcagcagcaacaacaacaacaacagcaatggcaacggcaacaacaacaacaccagtGGCGGCTCCTCCTTCACAACGCTTATCACAACCACCTTGGGCAGCGGCGGTGGCAGCGCATTGACAGCCCCGctccagcagcaacatcatcaacaacatcaacaacatcaacaacaacaacaacaacatcatcaacaacagcaacaacaacaacaacagcagcagcagcagcgctcaAATAGCGTATCCACATTGCTCACAACTGGCggcaatacaacaacaacagccatgGCTGCTGCCGCAGTGGCCGCATCCTTTAACAGCCAATTGCAGCAGGTGCcaggctctgctgctgctgtagcgcCGCCACAGCCGCCGACGAAGCTCAAATCGAAAAAGAAGTCACAGCAGGAGCGTAACACGACCACCGTGGATGTGGAATCGGTGGCCGGTTATCGTGGCAAGGATCCCGTTGAGCAGCTGGTCAAATACATTGAAAACGATGGCTCGGCGTgcgcgcaacagcaacagcaacaacagcagcagcaaaagaaaaaggagCGCAAGAAACAGAATAAGCTTAAGAAATGCAACTCGCTGGAGGAGTTGCGCAGCTGCGCCAAAATGGAAGTCGATGAACTGAAGCGTCAGTCGGCCACCACCGAAATGATGCGCAACAAAAAGGGGGGCAAGCACAATTCCGCCTCTGTTGCGGACATCAACAAGAATTGCAAcaaggagcaacagcagcagcagcagcaacagcagcaacaacaacagcaacaacaaccaacagcaCAACAATCGCAACAGACAGCGGCGCCGCGCAAAAGCGAGCGTCGCTCCTGGGGCACCGAAGAGTTGCAGTATTTGGGCGAGACGCCGCCCGCATTGAATGATGCCAAGCTGAAtgacagcggcaacagcagtgCCAGCAACAATTGTGGCGATACGCCCTCCTCATCACAGCTGGGCGCAGCTGGAGCCGCAGCCGTAGCCGTAGCCGCAGCGGGCACTTTGCCAGCGCTGGAATTGCCAACGCTGGCGCGCATGTCCGAAATGGAGGCGCTGAATACGGTGCTTAGCGAAACGGCTGAATTTCATGTGGTCACCAAAAAGAAGAAACCAAAGAAACAGCGCGCCGTCACCATGGATGATGCGGCCgttgcggcagcggcaacaactgGCGGCAATTTGCAGCGCATGCAACAGATAACCAAATCAGCATCGTCCAACATGATGTCACAGCGTTTGCGCAGCAACATGGATTActacaacaatagcagcagcagcagcaacaacaacagcaacaacaacaactactatgCAGCACATGCCAGctatagcaacaacagcaacaagcaacagcaacaacaacaacaacaacaacaacaagcgcaacaacaacatgctgCCACATCGTCAGCCACAgccgctgcaactgcaactgcagctgctgctgcagcagcagctgttgttgctggcggcACGCAGGATAATTCGCGTCGCAAGTCCACGTCGTCTATGCCGCCCTCGGAGAAATCCGATTCAAGTGATCTCGACTCGGTGCACTCGCTGCCCATACAAACCGTCAAaaagaagagcaacaacaagcgcgTCGCCGTTCAGGCCaagcataacaacaacaacaacaacaacaataacagtaacaaaaataataacaacaacaataacaattcatCGGCACCCATTTCATATGCGGACATTGCGCGCAACAAGCGTGAGCAGCTGGCCCACGGTCATGGCGAGGACAGCGATGCTGGTGGCGATGCACAAGGTCCGTTGACGCCGCaatcgctgctgctgatacAGGACAACAAGCTCAAGGGTAAGTCCAAGCAGCGTCCCGATTTTCCAGAGCTTCCGGGCGCCATGgctgcaacaataacaacagcaacagccacagcaacagcaactggcgctgccgcagccgcagcgctCATTAGCTATTCGCAGAGCCTCAACAAAACGGCTGCGCCCAGCGACATGGAGGGCAACAACAGTcaggaacagcagcaccagcagcaggcaaCTGCTGTTGCCACTGGCACGCccgcagcaacagttgcagcggcagcaacaaccacaacagcagctgcggcggcaGGAACAACTGCCGGCAGCACCTCGAATCTGACAATAGCAGGCAGTGGCGCCACAGCGCCGCCAGCACTGCAAAAGTCTAAAAGCGTGGAGCACGATGCCAGCAGCTATAGcttcaacagcagcaatcTGGATCTGCAGTATCCAGCGCTGGAGAAGACAGTGAAGCGGCACAGCCTCAATCATGTACCGCTGGCGGCCAATGTAGCCACTGGCTATAactttgcagcagctgccaagcagcagcaacagcagtcgGATGCAAAATGCAGCATGGAAATGACACCgagtgcagcagcaggagtagcagctgcagcaactaCCTCAGGCAAGGCCAAGTGCAAGCCAAAGGAGCTGtcacccagcagcagcaacagcagcagcagcaagaataAGGAGAAATTCCTTAGCCAGAAGCCTAGTCAGAGTCAGGATGAGACATGTTCGCCATCGGCGCTGCCCGTTAGCTTCAATTTGGCCAGTGGCCACAGTGGCGGCACCATTACCTTCAAGGCAACAGCGGCCACACAGACGGAGGGCGCCAAGAAGCATAGCGGCggcactgcagcagctgctgtgcaGACCACATTGCCGCCGGTGGGCAATAGACCCGCTGTGATTATACTCAACGATGATCGCGACTCGAAGCTGGGCAGGCTCAACAACGAGTTCATCTTTGGCGATTTCAATGAGGACGAACTGAAGCTCTTTGACGATGCCAGCGACAAGGAGTCCAACGAAAAGCAACAGCCTgaacagcaactgttgcagctgGACAAGGAGCAACAGACGACACCAACAACGGCATCAACAGCAACCGCTACCGATCCCCCCAGTTgtgagcaacagcaactgcagttGCTACTCAATGATTCGGGCACTGCCTCCGATGTGGTCAACAGTTCGGCCTGCATGGATCTGCTGCTTATCTCAGGGCAGGCGGCACAGTCATCGCCCAATGCAGCTATTAACAACAGCaccaacagctgcaacaacaccagcagcagcagcagcagcaacaacaacaacagcaacagcaacaacagcaacaacatcaattcATCAACATCCTCAACACCATCATCGTCCGCCTCGTGCTCCACCTCGGCCTCCTCATCGACGCTGAGCAGCAGCattggcaatggcaacggcaatggcGGCGGTGCCGCCAATCAGTCCAACGATAGCGGCATCTATGGCGCTGCCAACATATCCAATAccattgccgccgccgctgccatcAAGGATCAGGTGAATCATTTTCTCAGCAaggccagcgccagcgccagtgccagcagcaacagtcacAGCCATAGTcatagcaacagcagcagttgcagcagctgccacgaTGAGCCGCTGCCCATGCAGCAGCTGGAGACGTGCAACGATATCGAGACGGCAATTATAGCGGCCGcacgtgctgctgctgccgccgcctctTCGCGCAGTGCCAGCTGCAGTCGCAGCAATTCGCTGGAGCAGCCGCCAGCCACACAAATGGGCGCTGCCAAAACCAAATCTCGACCAGCTCTCTACACGAACTACGGCAATGCCGACAATCCAGCTGCCCATGatcataatgatgatgatgatgacgttgataacgatgatgatgatcatgatgatgatgatgatgatgatgatgatgaagaggAGCAGCTGCATGAGCTCAGCTTTATGTCCGATCTCAAATCGGATTTTGTGGCAACCGCGCCGCTGCCACTGATGCCGACACCACCGACGCGCCAATCTCTCATGTCCAACACGGAGCTCATTGTGGACTACATCAGCAGCT CCTGGAATGCCATAGTCAATAGCAAGTACGTGACCTTCTACAATgagcaggaggagcagcaacaggaaaCTTAA
- the tyf gene encoding probable serine/threonine-protein kinase DDB_G0282963 isoform X3, with the protein MLKKAEYDEANSYRAIKTCLTRNTSASSSTSSGYYGHSSSVGSGSNFGAHNSSSSYHTNHRTASQRHKQGGSLQDLVEATHRSELATTSSAAAAAAATQRFNCDYQLIGASSSSGGNSNTRANRRQQHNNSSNSNSNNQNSAVVGKKSLKNNNSNSSSVSVRQREGGSLPSSVNFEMANMDGKQKLAIGDEGVAGNANPNPNPNPNTVNASTSKGNRNNTGSSSSSLPSQLNETGNTVIEFDVDGNGDRDAAAADVGGAIGGGAIGGGAIGGGAIGGGAIGGGDGGGALTASQLFDEALEVRDGTVEMWDINLDQTLWDMINYSQAYSNAEDEHLLNDSSKLQAARNDKGMPNVAANQAMPLKCENQLDILKQQQQQQQQEQQQQQQQQPDGKDLGPVKEFLIDDPLHFSMLETSAKNQKLEQQQLPLPQYPPALASAVASGQFTLPLGEQKRKVDAGYVSLNDSYTACSSVFGLAGNFSSGSKSSSKGSGGGNSAELFGGADLRPAKIGRMMTAAAAAAVVASHGAKATTRQFDENGNALGDGYAAGNGTGSSNNNNNNSSSSSSSNNNNNSNGNGNNNNTSGGSSFTTLITTTLGSGGGSALTAPLQQQHHQQHQQHQQQQQQHHQQQQQQQQQQQQQRSNSVSTLLTTGGNTTTTAMAAAAVAASFNSQLQQVPGSAAAVAPPQPPTKLKSKKKSQQERNTTTVDVESVAGYRGKDPVEQLVKYIENDGSACAQQQQQQQQQQKKKERKKQNKLKKCNSLEELRSCAKMEVDELKRQSATTEMMRNKKGGKHNSASVADINKNCNKEQQQQQQQQQQQQQQQQPTAQQSQQTAAPRKSERRSWGTEELQYLGETPPALNDAKLNDSGNSSASNNCGDTPSSSQLGAAGAAAVAVAAAGTLPALELPTLARMSEMEALNTVLSETAEFHVVTKKKKPKKQRAVTMDDAAVAAAATTGGNLQRMQQITKSASSNMMSQRLRSNMDYYNNSSSSSNNNSNNNNYYAAHASYSNNSNKQQQQQQQQQQQAQQQHAATSSATAAATATAAAAAAAAVVAGGTQDNSRRKSTSSMPPSEKSDSSDLDSVHSLPIQTVKKKSNNKRVAVQAKHNNNNNNNNNSNKNNNNNNNNSSAPISYADIARNKREQLAHGHGEDSDAGGDAQGPLTPQSLLLIQDNKLKGKSKQRPDFPELPGAMAATITTATATATATGAAAAAALISYSQSLNKTAAPSDMEGNNSQEQQHQQQATAVATGTPAATVAAAATTTTAAAAAGTTAGSTSNLTIAGSGATAPPALQKSKSVEHDASSYSFNSSNLDLQYPALEKTVKRHSLNHVPLAANVATGYNFAAAAKQQQQQSDAKCSMEMTPSAAAGVAAAATTSGKAKCKPKELSPSSSNSSSSKNKEKFLSQKPSQSQDETCSPSALPVSFNLASGHSGGTITFKATAATQTEGAKKHSGGTAAAAVQTTLPPVGNRPAVIILNDDRDSKLGRLNNEFIFGDFNEDELKLFDDASDKESNEKQQPEQQLLQLDKEQQTTPTTASTATATDPPSCEQQQLQLLLNDSGTASDVVNSSACMDLLLISGQAAQSSPNAAINNSTNSCNNTSSSSSSNNNNSNSNNSNNINSSTSSTPSSSASCSTSASSSTLSSSIGNGNGNGGGAANQSNDSGIYGAANISNTIAAAAAIKDQVNHFLSKASASASASSNSHSHSHSNSSSCSSCHDEPLPMQQLETCNDIETAIIAAARAAAAAASSRSASCSRSNSLEQPPATQMGAAKTKSRPALYTNYGNADNPAAHDHNDDDDDVDNDDDDHDDDDDDDDDEEEQLHELSFMSDLKSDFVATAPLPLMPTPPTRQSLMSNTELIVDYISSSWNAIVNSKYVTFYNEQEEQQQET; encoded by the exons ATGCTCAAAAAGGCTGAGTACGACGAGGCAAACTCTTATCGTGCGATTAAAACCTGTCTAACACGCAATACGTCCGCATCATCATCAACGTCCAGCGGCTATTAcggccacagcagcagcgtcggTAGCGGCAGCAATTTTGGAGCgcacaatagcagcagcagttatCATACAAATCATCGGACTGCGTCGCAACGTCATAAGCAGGGCGGCTCTTTGCAGGATTTGGTCGAGGCAACGCATCGCAGCGAGCTGGCAACAACGTcatcggcggcggcagcagcagcagcaacccaACGTTTCAACTGTGATTATCAGCTTATTGGCGCCAGTAGCAGCAGtggtggcaacagcaacacccgCGCCAATCGACGTcagcagcacaacaacagcagcaacagcaacagcaacaaccaaaacTCCGCCGTTGTCGGCAAGAAATCGttgaagaacaacaacagcaacagctcatCCGTATCAGTGCGACAACGCGAAGGCGGCAGCTTGCCAAGCAGCGTTAATTTTGAGATGGCCAATATGGATGGCAAGCAAAAGTTAGCCATTGGCGATGAGGGCGTGGCAGGCAATGccaatcccaatcccaatccGAATCCGAATACCGTCAATGCTTCTACTAGCAAGGGCAATCGCAACAACAccgggagcagcagcagcagcttgccCAGTCAATTGAATGAAACTGGGAATACCGTTATTGAGTTCGATGTGGATGGCAATGGGGATcgggatgctgctgctgctgatgtcgGCGGTGCTATCGGCGGCGGTGCTATCGGCGGTGGTGCTATCGGCGGTGGTGCTATCGGCGGTGGTGCCatcggcggcggcgacggtgGCGGCGCTTTGACAGCCAGCCAACTATTTGATGAAGCGTTGGAGGTAAGGGATGGCACTGTAGAGATGTGGGACATCAACTTGGATCAGACACTTTGGGATATGATCAATTATTCGCAAGCATATTCGAATGCCGAAGACGAACACTTGCTTAATGATTCATCTAAATTGCAGGCG gcCCGTAACGATAAGGGAATGCCGAATGTGGCTGCCAACCAGGCCATGCCTCTTAAATGTGAGAATCAACTGGACATtctcaagcagcagcagcagcagcaacaacaagaacaacaacaacagcagcagcagcagcccgaTGGCAAGGATTTGGGCCCTGTCAAAGAGTTCCTAATCGATGATCCACTTCACTTTTCGATGCTGGAGACATCCGCTAAGAATCAGAAAttggagcagcaacaactgccacTACCGCAGTATCCGCCAGCATTGGCCAGTGCTGTAGCTAGCGGACAATTTACTCTACCGTTGGGCGAACAGAAGCGCAAAGTTGACGCTGGCTATGTATCTCTCAATGATAGCTACACGGCCTGCTCGTCCGTGTTTGGCTTGGCTGGCAACTTTTCATCGGGCAGCAAGAGTTCATCCAAGGGCTctggcggcggcaacagcgcTGAGCTATTTGGTGGCGCTGATCTACGTCCGGCTAAGATTGGACGCATGATGaccgcagctgccgctgcagctgtcGTCGCCTCTCACGGCGCCAAGGCCACAACG CGCCAGTTTGATGAGAACGGTAACGCGTTGGGCGATGGCTATGCCGCTGGCAATGGtactggcagcagcaacaacaacaataataacagcagcagcagcagcagcagcaacaacaacaacaacagcaatggcaacggcaacaacaacaacaccagtGGCGGCTCCTCCTTCACAACGCTTATCACAACCACCTTGGGCAGCGGCGGTGGCAGCGCATTGACAGCCCCGctccagcagcaacatcatcaacaacatcaacaacatcaacaacaacaacaacaacatcatcaacaacagcaacaacaacaacaacagcagcagcagcagcgctcaAATAGCGTATCCACATTGCTCACAACTGGCggcaatacaacaacaacagccatgGCTGCTGCCGCAGTGGCCGCATCCTTTAACAGCCAATTGCAGCAGGTGCcaggctctgctgctgctgtagcgcCGCCACAGCCGCCGACGAAGCTCAAATCGAAAAAGAAGTCACAGCAGGAGCGTAACACGACCACCGTGGATGTGGAATCGGTGGCCGGTTATCGTGGCAAGGATCCCGTTGAGCAGCTGGTCAAATACATTGAAAACGATGGCTCGGCGTgcgcgcaacagcaacagcaacaacagcagcagcaaaagaaaaaggagCGCAAGAAACAGAATAAGCTTAAGAAATGCAACTCGCTGGAGGAGTTGCGCAGCTGCGCCAAAATGGAAGTCGATGAACTGAAGCGTCAGTCGGCCACCACCGAAATGATGCGCAACAAAAAGGGGGGCAAGCACAATTCCGCCTCTGTTGCGGACATCAACAAGAATTGCAAcaaggagcaacagcagcagcagcagcaacagcagcaacaacaacagcaacaacaaccaacagcaCAACAATCGCAACAGACAGCGGCGCCGCGCAAAAGCGAGCGTCGCTCCTGGGGCACCGAAGAGTTGCAGTATTTGGGCGAGACGCCGCCCGCATTGAATGATGCCAAGCTGAAtgacagcggcaacagcagtgCCAGCAACAATTGTGGCGATACGCCCTCCTCATCACAGCTGGGCGCAGCTGGAGCCGCAGCCGTAGCCGTAGCCGCAGCGGGCACTTTGCCAGCGCTGGAATTGCCAACGCTGGCGCGCATGTCCGAAATGGAGGCGCTGAATACGGTGCTTAGCGAAACGGCTGAATTTCATGTGGTCACCAAAAAGAAGAAACCAAAGAAACAGCGCGCCGTCACCATGGATGATGCGGCCgttgcggcagcggcaacaactgGCGGCAATTTGCAGCGCATGCAACAGATAACCAAATCAGCATCGTCCAACATGATGTCACAGCGTTTGCGCAGCAACATGGATTActacaacaatagcagcagcagcagcaacaacaacagcaacaacaacaactactatgCAGCACATGCCAGctatagcaacaacagcaacaagcaacagcaacaacaacaacaacaacaacaacaagcgcaacaacaacatgctgCCACATCGTCAGCCACAgccgctgcaactgcaactgcagctgctgctgcagcagcagctgttgttgctggcggcACGCAGGATAATTCGCGTCGCAAGTCCACGTCGTCTATGCCGCCCTCGGAGAAATCCGATTCAAGTGATCTCGACTCGGTGCACTCGCTGCCCATACAAACCGTCAAaaagaagagcaacaacaagcgcgTCGCCGTTCAGGCCaagcataacaacaacaacaacaacaacaataacagtaacaaaaataataacaacaacaataacaattcatCGGCACCCATTTCATATGCGGACATTGCGCGCAACAAGCGTGAGCAGCTGGCCCACGGTCATGGCGAGGACAGCGATGCTGGTGGCGATGCACAAGGTCCGTTGACGCCGCaatcgctgctgctgatacAGGACAACAAGCTCAAGGGTAAGTCCAAGCAGCGTCCCGATTTTCCAGAGCTTCCGGGCGCCATGgctgcaacaataacaacagcaacagccacagcaacagcaactggcgctgccgcagccgcagcgctCATTAGCTATTCGCAGAGCCTCAACAAAACGGCTGCGCCCAGCGACATGGAGGGCAACAACAGTcaggaacagcagcaccagcagcaggcaaCTGCTGTTGCCACTGGCACGCccgcagcaacagttgcagcggcagcaacaaccacaacagcagctgcggcggcaGGAACAACTGCCGGCAGCACCTCGAATCTGACAATAGCAGGCAGTGGCGCCACAGCGCCGCCAGCACTGCAAAAGTCTAAAAGCGTGGAGCACGATGCCAGCAGCTATAGcttcaacagcagcaatcTGGATCTGCAGTATCCAGCGCTGGAGAAGACAGTGAAGCGGCACAGCCTCAATCATGTACCGCTGGCGGCCAATGTAGCCACTGGCTATAactttgcagcagctgccaagcagcagcaacagcagtcgGATGCAAAATGCAGCATGGAAATGACACCgagtgcagcagcaggagtagcagctgcagcaactaCCTCAGGCAAGGCCAAGTGCAAGCCAAAGGAGCTGtcacccagcagcagcaacagcagcagcagcaagaataAGGAGAAATTCCTTAGCCAGAAGCCTAGTCAGAGTCAGGATGAGACATGTTCGCCATCGGCGCTGCCCGTTAGCTTCAATTTGGCCAGTGGCCACAGTGGCGGCACCATTACCTTCAAGGCAACAGCGGCCACACAGACGGAGGGCGCCAAGAAGCATAGCGGCggcactgcagcagctgctgtgcaGACCACATTGCCGCCGGTGGGCAATAGACCCGCTGTGATTATACTCAACGATGATCGCGACTCGAAGCTGGGCAGGCTCAACAACGAGTTCATCTTTGGCGATTTCAATGAGGACGAACTGAAGCTCTTTGACGATGCCAGCGACAAGGAGTCCAACGAAAAGCAACAGCCTgaacagcaactgttgcagctgGACAAGGAGCAACAGACGACACCAACAACGGCATCAACAGCAACCGCTACCGATCCCCCCAGTTgtgagcaacagcaactgcagttGCTACTCAATGATTCGGGCACTGCCTCCGATGTGGTCAACAGTTCGGCCTGCATGGATCTGCTGCTTATCTCAGGGCAGGCGGCACAGTCATCGCCCAATGCAGCTATTAACAACAGCaccaacagctgcaacaacaccagcagcagcagcagcagcaacaacaacaacagcaacagcaacaacagcaacaacatcaattcATCAACATCCTCAACACCATCATCGTCCGCCTCGTGCTCCACCTCGGCCTCCTCATCGACGCTGAGCAGCAGCattggcaatggcaacggcaatggcGGCGGTGCCGCCAATCAGTCCAACGATAGCGGCATCTATGGCGCTGCCAACATATCCAATAccattgccgccgccgctgccatcAAGGATCAGGTGAATCATTTTCTCAGCAaggccagcgccagcgccagtgccagcagcaacagtcacAGCCATAGTcatagcaacagcagcagttgcagcagctgccacgaTGAGCCGCTGCCCATGCAGCAGCTGGAGACGTGCAACGATATCGAGACGGCAATTATAGCGGCCGcacgtgctgctgctgccgccgcctctTCGCGCAGTGCCAGCTGCAGTCGCAGCAATTCGCTGGAGCAGCCGCCAGCCACACAAATGGGCGCTGCCAAAACCAAATCTCGACCAGCTCTCTACACGAACTACGGCAATGCCGACAATCCAGCTGCCCATGatcataatgatgatgatgatgacgttgataacgatgatgatgatcatgatgatgatgatgatgatgatgatgatgaagaggAGCAGCTGCATGAGCTCAGCTTTATGTCCGATCTCAAATCGGATTTTGTGGCAACCGCGCCGCTGCCACTGATGCCGACACCACCGACGCGCCAATCTCTCATGTCCAACACGGAGCTCATTGTGGACTACATCAGCAGCT CCTGGAATGCCATAGTCAATAGCAAGTACGTGACCTTCTACAATgagcaggaggagcagcaacaggaaaCTTAA